In Proteus vulgaris, one DNA window encodes the following:
- a CDS encoding lipoprotein, protein MKAIFLTTILLLTSFIVGCDQLKQFDVSENLINDYISQKTNLQKHIGEDEVVSADIKLSNLSIQIGRTEPGKINLSGTADLKINSFFGKTSAKVDLTLSGQPSYQADQGAIYIKDMTIDSYKVSPEKMDAVVVALKPYLDTTIATYFDNHPVYVLDPKKNSAESAAFKLAKGIEVKPGKFVIQL, encoded by the coding sequence ATGAAAGCTATTTTTCTAACAACCATATTATTACTAACAAGCTTTATCGTGGGTTGTGATCAGCTAAAGCAATTTGATGTAAGTGAAAATTTGATTAATGACTATATTAGCCAAAAAACAAATCTTCAAAAACACATTGGTGAAGATGAGGTTGTCTCCGCTGATATTAAGTTAAGTAATCTTTCAATCCAAATTGGTCGTACAGAGCCGGGTAAAATTAACCTTTCAGGTACTGCCGATCTAAAAATTAATTCATTTTTTGGTAAAACAAGTGCCAAAGTTGATCTTACATTATCAGGTCAACCTTCTTATCAAGCCGATCAAGGTGCGATATATATAAAAGACATGACTATTGATAGCTATAAAGTATCACCAGAAAAAATGGATGCTGTCGTTGTAGCATTAAAACCTTATTTAGATACCACCATTGCAACGTATTTTGATAATCACCCTGTTTATGTCCTTGATCCTAAGAAAAATAGCGCTGAATCTGCGGCATTTAAACTGGCAAAAGGCATTGAAGTTAAACCGGGTAAATTCGTGATCCAACTCTAA